From Roseovarius nanhaiticus, one genomic window encodes:
- the holA gene encoding DNA polymerase III subunit delta, whose protein sequence is MKLSPRDAPGYFARPEAARAGLLIYGADAMRIALRRAEVIAALVGPTGEEEMRVTRMPAGELRKDPARLNDAVKAASFFPGPRVAFVEDATEALAAPILAALEDWREGDAQIIVTAGQLKPTSKLRKTFEAHKNAYAAAIYEEPPSRAEIEAMLQKSGLKNIGQEAMRDLNDLGRALDPGDFRQTVEKLALYKLNDDGPVTPEDIAACAPASVEADLDDILHIVAEARSGEIGPMMKQLRAQGVQPVGLVIAASRHFRGLYTAASDPGGVSQGIARMRPPVFGPRRDRMQRQAQAWGAANLQSALGVLTEVDLTLRSAGQTAPQMALVERALIRLAMMVRR, encoded by the coding sequence ATGAAGCTTAGCCCCCGCGACGCGCCCGGCTATTTCGCCCGCCCCGAGGCGGCGCGCGCGGGCCTTCTGATCTACGGCGCCGATGCGATGCGCATCGCGCTGCGCCGGGCCGAGGTGATCGCGGCCCTTGTCGGCCCCACGGGCGAGGAGGAGATGCGCGTCACCCGCATGCCGGCGGGCGAGCTGCGCAAGGATCCCGCGCGGCTTAACGACGCGGTCAAGGCGGCCAGTTTCTTTCCCGGCCCGCGCGTCGCCTTTGTCGAGGACGCCACCGAGGCGCTGGCTGCGCCCATACTTGCGGCGCTGGAGGATTGGCGCGAGGGCGATGCGCAGATCATCGTGACGGCGGGCCAGCTCAAGCCGACATCCAAACTGCGCAAGACCTTCGAGGCGCATAAAAACGCTTACGCCGCCGCCATTTATGAAGAGCCGCCCAGCCGCGCCGAGATCGAGGCGATGCTGCAAAAATCTGGCCTGAAGAATATCGGCCAAGAGGCGATGCGCGACCTCAATGACCTTGGCCGCGCGCTCGACCCCGGCGATTTTCGTCAGACAGTGGAGAAGCTGGCCCTATACAAGCTGAACGATGACGGCCCCGTCACACCCGAGGATATCGCCGCCTGCGCGCCCGCCTCGGTCGAGGCGGATCTGGACGACATCCTGCATATCGTGGCCGAGGCCCGGTCGGGCGAGATCGGACCGATGATGAAGCAGTTGCGCGCCCAGGGCGTGCAGCCCGTCGGCCTCGTCATCGCGGCCTCGCGGCATTTCCGGGGGCTCTACACGGCGGCCTCCGATCCCGGTGGCGTCAGCCAGGGCATCGCGCGGATGCGCCCGCCGGTCTTTGGCCCGCGCCGCGACCGGATGCAGCGGCAGGCGCAGGCATGGGGCGCGGCCAATTTGCAATCAGCGCTGGGCGTTCTGACCGAAGTGGACCTGACCCTGCGCTCGGCCGGGCAGACGGCGCCGCAAATGGCCTTGGTCGAGAGGGCGCTGATCCGGCTGGCGATGATGGTGCGGCGCTAG
- the lptE gene encoding LPS assembly lipoprotein LptE — protein sequence MSLPHPTRRAFAFGLLAVLPACGFTPVYGVNGAGTALQGAVLADDPVTREGFLLVRELEARLGRADPGQYGLSYSVGIESESVAISATNVTTRYNLLGAVTYALRDLNTQAVITSGKVSNFTGYSASGSTVATQAAERDARERLMTMLTDQIITRLIVAAPRSGL from the coding sequence TTGAGCTTACCCCACCCCACGCGCCGCGCCTTTGCCTTTGGCCTTCTGGCTGTGCTGCCGGCATGCGGCTTTACCCCGGTCTACGGTGTGAATGGTGCGGGGACCGCATTGCAAGGCGCCGTGCTGGCCGATGATCCGGTCACGCGTGAAGGATTCCTCTTGGTGCGCGAGCTTGAGGCGCGGCTGGGCCGTGCCGATCCGGGGCAATATGGCCTCAGCTATTCGGTCGGCATCGAATCCGAATCCGTGGCGATTTCCGCGACCAACGTCACCACGCGCTATAATCTTCTGGGCGCGGTGACCTATGCGCTGCGGGATCTGAATACGCAGGCGGTCATCACCAGTGGCAAGGTCAGCAATTTCACCGGCTATTCCGCCTCCGGCTCGACAGTTGCAACGCAGGCCGCCGAGCGGGACGCGCGCGAGCGGCTGATGACCATGCTGACTGATCAGATCATCACACGGCTGATCGTGGCCGCGCCCAGATCGGGCCTATGA
- the leuS gene encoding leucine--tRNA ligase codes for MPRYSAAEIEANWQKAWDEAGIFRAEAGGDKPKYYVLEMFPYPSGRIHMGHVRNYTMGDVIARHKLATGHNVLHPMGWDAFGMPAENAAMAIGGHPKDWTYGNIAEMRKQMKPLGLSIDWSREFATCDPEYYGQQQALFLDMLEAGLVYRKNAVVNWDPVDMTVLANEQVENGRGWRSGAEVERRELTQWFFAISDMAEELLEALDGLDDWPAKVRLMQENWIGKSRGLQFAFGLGDGPEGHDRVEVYTTRPDTLMGASFIAISPDHPLARKLEQGDADLAAFSAECRKGGTTEEALEKAEKRGYDTGLTVRHPFDTSWELPVYVANFVLMDYGTGAVFGCPAHDQRDFDFAVKYGLPIIPTFLPEQGASEEFTEAFVPPKTQIVHYIRGFAGEADQTAHTAIDAAIAFCENNGVGHGVTKFRLRDWGLSRQRYWGCPIPVVHCDTCGVVPERKENLPIRLPDDVTFDVPGNPLDRHPTWRDAPCPKCGAAARRETDTMDTFVDSSWYFARFTAPHADTPTDLAAAEYWMNVDQYIGGIEHAILHLLYSRFFARAMRITGHLPQKAVEPFNALFTQGMVTHEIYQTRDANGRAVYHLPEDVTDGKLADGTEVQIIPSAKMSKSKKNVVDPAQIIDAYGADTARWFVLSDSPPERDVEWTAAGAEAAHKHLARVWRIASEIAASDAPDAPEADEALLREMHKAIHDVSTGVESFGFNAAIARLYAFTAALAKSEAGTAARRAAARTLAQLMSPMTPHLAEELWTMLGGEGLVALAPWPAADPAMLIDDTITLPVQINGKRRTEIEVPQDMPKDEVEKIALATDAVQKALEGGAPKKVIVVPGRIVNVVI; via the coding sequence ATGCCCCGCTATTCCGCCGCCGAGATCGAAGCCAACTGGCAAAAAGCCTGGGACGAAGCCGGAATTTTCCGCGCCGAGGCGGGCGGCGACAAGCCGAAATATTACGTGCTCGAGATGTTCCCCTATCCGTCGGGGCGCATCCATATGGGCCATGTGCGCAACTACACGATGGGCGACGTGATCGCGCGGCACAAGTTAGCGACGGGGCATAACGTGCTGCACCCGATGGGCTGGGACGCCTTCGGCATGCCCGCCGAGAATGCCGCGATGGCGATTGGCGGCCATCCCAAGGATTGGACCTACGGCAATATCGCCGAGATGCGCAAACAGATGAAGCCGCTGGGCCTTTCCATCGACTGGTCCCGCGAATTCGCCACGTGCGATCCAGAATATTACGGCCAGCAGCAGGCGCTCTTCCTCGACATGCTGGAGGCGGGGCTGGTCTATCGCAAGAACGCGGTCGTCAACTGGGATCCGGTGGACATGACCGTTCTGGCGAACGAGCAGGTCGAGAACGGGCGCGGCTGGCGCAGCGGCGCCGAGGTTGAGCGGCGCGAGCTGACCCAATGGTTTTTTGCCATTTCGGACATGGCCGAGGAACTCCTGGAGGCGCTGGACGGCCTTGACGACTGGCCCGCCAAGGTCCGGCTGATGCAGGAAAACTGGATCGGCAAATCGCGCGGCCTGCAATTTGCCTTTGGCCTGGGTGACGGCCCCGAAGGTCATGACCGCGTCGAGGTCTACACCACCCGACCCGACACGCTGATGGGCGCCAGTTTCATTGCCATATCGCCCGATCATCCGCTTGCCAGGAAACTGGAGCAGGGCGATGCGGATCTGGCCGCGTTTTCAGCCGAGTGCCGCAAGGGCGGGACCACCGAAGAGGCGCTGGAGAAGGCGGAAAAGCGCGGCTATGACACCGGCCTGACCGTGCGCCATCCCTTCGATACGTCTTGGGAATTGCCGGTCTATGTCGCCAATTTCGTGCTGATGGACTATGGCACCGGCGCCGTATTCGGCTGCCCGGCGCATGACCAGCGCGATTTCGACTTCGCGGTGAAATATGGTTTGCCAATCATCCCGACCTTCCTGCCCGAGCAAGGGGCGAGCGAAGAATTCACCGAAGCCTTCGTGCCGCCCAAGACGCAGATCGTCCATTACATCCGCGGCTTTGCCGGCGAGGCGGACCAGACGGCGCATACCGCAATTGATGCCGCCATCGCGTTTTGCGAAAATAACGGCGTTGGCCATGGCGTGACAAAGTTCCGCCTGCGTGATTGGGGCCTTTCGCGCCAGCGCTACTGGGGCTGCCCGATCCCCGTGGTCCATTGCGACACCTGCGGCGTGGTGCCGGAGCGCAAGGAAAACCTGCCCATCCGTCTGCCTGATGATGTGACCTTCGACGTGCCGGGCAATCCGTTGGACCGGCATCCGACATGGCGCGATGCGCCTTGCCCCAAATGCGGCGCAGCGGCGCGGCGCGAGACGGATACGATGGACACCTTCGTCGACAGCTCGTGGTATTTCGCGCGCTTCACCGCGCCGCATGCGGACACGCCCACCGATCTGGCAGCGGCGGAATACTGGATGAATGTGGACCAGTATATCGGCGGGATCGAGCACGCGATCCTGCACCTCCTCTACAGCCGCTTCTTCGCCCGCGCGATGCGCATCACCGGCCACCTGCCGCAAAAGGCGGTCGAGCCTTTCAATGCGCTCTTTACCCAAGGGATGGTGACGCACGAGATTTATCAGACCCGCGATGCCAACGGCCGCGCGGTCTATCACCTGCCCGAGGACGTGACGGACGGCAAACTGGCCGATGGCACCGAGGTTCAGATCATCCCTTCGGCCAAGATGTCGAAATCCAAGAAGAACGTCGTCGATCCGGCCCAGATCATCGACGCCTATGGCGCCGATACCGCGCGTTGGTTCGTGCTCAGCGACAGCCCGCCCGAGCGGGATGTGGAATGGACCGCTGCCGGCGCCGAGGCCGCGCACAAGCATCTGGCCCGCGTCTGGCGCATCGCGTCCGAGATCGCGGCCAGCGACGCGCCGGACGCGCCCGAGGCCGATGAGGCGCTCTTGCGCGAGATGCACAAGGCCATTCACGATGTCAGCACAGGGGTCGAATCCTTCGGCTTCAACGCGGCCATCGCGCGGCTTTACGCCTTCACCGCCGCACTCGCCAAAAGCGAGGCGGGTACGGCGGCCAGGCGCGCGGCGGCCCGCACGCTGGCGCAGCTGATGTCGCCCATGACGCCGCATCTGGCCGAAGAGCTGTGGACGATGCTGGGCGGCGAGGGCCTTGTCGCGCTGGCACCCTGGCCGGCGGCGGACCCTGCCATGCTGATCGACGACACGATCACGCTGCCGGTCCAGATCAACGGCAAACGGCGCACCGAAATCGAGGTGCCGCAGGACATGCCCAAGGATGAGGTTGAAAAGATCGCACTGGCGACGGATGCTGTGCAAAAGGCGCTGGAGGGCGGCGCGCCCAAGAAGGTGATCGTCGTGCCGGGCCGTATCGTCAACGTCGTGATCTGA
- a CDS encoding glycosyltransferase, which translates to MKILFIHQNFPGQFKHLAPALAAAGHECTALTLKVKEQSTWRGVRVIPYALPERRAQQVHPWLIDLDTKVTRGEACWRAARALADEGYAPDLILAHHGWGESMFLRDLWPGARMALYCELYHQAGYPHLDFDPEFASEEPEVQPLRIRLKNLGNHLHFPVAEAGLSPTEFQADTFPPEFRNRITVCHDGIDTSWSAPKPDVKVTLKGHAPFTRDTEVITFINRNLEPYRGYHVFMRALPDLLRARPDARVIIIGGDETSYGSAPPKGRTWKQIFREEVADRMMPDDWRRVHFLGRIPHEDFTRILQLSRVHVYLTYPFVLSWSLMEAMSCGAAIVASDTAPVREVITDGETGLLVDFFDRQTLVRRVSELLDDEEARARLGAAARKSMIEKYDLETICLPRQMAWVNEIMETPLVT; encoded by the coding sequence ATGAAAATCCTCTTTATCCATCAAAATTTCCCCGGCCAGTTCAAGCATCTGGCCCCTGCCCTTGCCGCGGCGGGCCATGAGTGCACCGCGCTGACGCTGAAAGTGAAAGAACAGTCCACCTGGCGCGGCGTCCGCGTTATCCCCTATGCCCTGCCCGAGCGGCGCGCCCAGCAGGTGCATCCCTGGCTGATCGACCTCGACACCAAAGTGACGCGCGGCGAGGCGTGCTGGCGCGCGGCGCGCGCGCTGGCGGATGAAGGCTATGCGCCCGATCTGATCCTGGCGCATCACGGCTGGGGCGAATCGATGTTCCTGCGCGATCTGTGGCCGGGCGCGCGCATGGCGCTTTATTGCGAGCTTTATCATCAGGCGGGCTATCCGCATCTGGATTTCGATCCGGAATTCGCCAGCGAAGAGCCCGAGGTGCAGCCTCTGCGCATCCGGCTGAAAAATCTTGGCAACCATCTGCACTTCCCGGTCGCCGAGGCGGGGCTAAGCCCGACGGAATTTCAGGCCGATACCTTCCCGCCCGAATTTCGCAACCGTATCACCGTTTGCCATGACGGAATCGACACAAGCTGGTCGGCGCCAAAGCCCGATGTAAAGGTCACTTTGAAGGGCCACGCGCCCTTCACGCGGGACACTGAGGTCATCACATTCATCAACCGCAATCTTGAGCCCTATCGCGGCTATCATGTCTTCATGCGGGCGCTGCCCGATCTTCTGCGCGCACGTCCCGATGCCCGTGTGATCATCATCGGCGGCGATGAGACCAGCTACGGCAGCGCGCCGCCCAAGGGCCGAACGTGGAAGCAGATCTTCCGCGAGGAGGTGGCGGACCGCATGATGCCGGACGACTGGCGCCGCGTGCATTTTCTGGGGCGCATCCCGCACGAAGATTTCACGCGCATCCTGCAGCTGAGCCGGGTGCATGTCTACCTGACCTACCCGTTCGTCCTGAGTTGGTCATTGATGGAGGCAATGTCCTGCGGCGCGGCCATCGTCGCCAGCGATACGGCGCCCGTGCGCGAGGTGATTACGGATGGCGAGACGGGGCTGCTCGTGGATTTCTTCGACCGTCAAACCCTTGTGCGCCGGGTGAGCGAGCTGCTTGACGACGAGGAAGCCCGTGCGCGGCTGGGCGCGGCGGCGCGCAAGTCGATGATCGAAAAATACGATCTGGAGACCATCTGCCTGCCCCGACAGATGGCGTGGGTGAATGAGATCATGGAAACGCCGCTCGTCACCTGA
- a CDS encoding DUF3576 domain-containing protein: MMLYSVKRAVCALAALTILGACGDEPATFDPDAVVVESGREAKGPARVGVKPSEPGGSILDIFRGGDASVKVNRYLWTASLQVLDFLPIQSADPFTGVISTGYGIPPGGGRAYRATILISDPALDARSLNVALSSQSGPVDADTRRAVEDAILSRARQLRIQAENY; the protein is encoded by the coding sequence ATGATGCTCTATTCGGTTAAACGCGCGGTCTGCGCCCTTGCGGCACTGACGATTTTGGGTGCCTGCGGGGACGAGCCAGCAACATTCGATCCCGATGCAGTCGTCGTCGAAAGTGGACGTGAGGCCAAAGGGCCCGCGCGCGTCGGCGTCAAACCGAGCGAGCCGGGCGGCTCGATCCTCGATATCTTTCGCGGCGGCGATGCCAGCGTCAAAGTCAACCGCTACCTTTGGACGGCATCATTGCAAGTCCTTGATTTCCTGCCCATCCAATCCGCAGACCCGTTCACCGGCGTGATCTCGACGGGCTACGGGATACCGCCCGGCGGTGGGCGTGCCTATCGCGCAACGATCCTGATCAGCGATCCGGCGCTCGACGCGCGTTCGTTGAACGTGGCGCTGTCGTCGCAAAGCGGGCCGGTCGATGCCGATACGCGCCGCGCGGTCGAGGACGCGATCCTGTCGCGCGCCCGTCAGCTGCGTATCCAAGCCGAAAACTACTGA
- a CDS encoding YggS family pyridoxal phosphate-dependent enzyme — protein sequence MSLTEITARMDAALSAAGRSADSAALIAVSKVQPDSRVEAVLQEGHRIFGENRVQEAAGKWPAFREKYDGIELHLIGPLQTNKVRQAFELFQVIHSVDRPKLAKTIARIAEEEGHCPELFIQINTGEEDQKAGVSPKDADDFIAECRALDLPIKGLMCIPPAEEEPSLHFALLAKIAKRNDLAGLSMGMSGDFESAIAQGATHIRVGSAIFGERDYG from the coding sequence ATGAGCCTGACCGAAATTACCGCCCGCATGGATGCTGCCCTTTCCGCTGCCGGACGCAGCGCCGATAGCGCGGCACTGATCGCAGTCTCGAAGGTGCAGCCCGACAGCCGCGTAGAAGCGGTGTTGCAGGAGGGCCACCGTATATTCGGCGAAAACCGCGTGCAGGAAGCCGCAGGGAAATGGCCCGCCTTCCGAGAGAAATACGATGGAATCGAATTGCATCTGATCGGCCCGCTGCAAACCAACAAGGTCCGCCAAGCCTTCGAGCTCTTCCAGGTAATCCATTCCGTGGACCGTCCGAAGCTGGCCAAGACAATCGCTCGCATCGCGGAAGAAGAAGGGCATTGCCCCGAACTTTTTATCCAGATCAACACCGGCGAAGAAGATCAGAAGGCGGGTGTTTCGCCCAAAGACGCTGATGATTTCATTGCGGAATGCCGCGCGCTGGATTTGCCCATCAAAGGATTGATGTGCATTCCGCCCGCCGAGGAAGAACCCAGCCTGCATTTCGCCCTATTGGCAAAAATCGCGAAAAGAAACGATTTGGCGGGATTGTCGATGGGAATGAGCGGAGATTTCGAATCCGCCATTGCACAGGGCGCCACGCATATCCGCGTCGGAAGTGCGATTTTCGGAGAACGCGATTACGGCTGA
- a CDS encoding H-NS family nucleoid-associated regulatory protein gives MANHDLKSLSIQELKSLQKKVERELAGRDKRQRKEALNAVREKAKQLGYSLDDLVPGRKSEGAVTPTGSNPKPKSRAPAAPKYRSKDDPKLTWSGRGRPPAWIKDAREKGIDIETMRIKD, from the coding sequence ATGGCAAATCATGATCTCAAGTCGCTGAGTATTCAGGAACTCAAATCGTTGCAGAAGAAAGTCGAACGTGAATTGGCAGGCCGCGACAAGCGCCAGCGCAAGGAAGCGTTGAATGCGGTGCGCGAAAAAGCCAAGCAATTGGGCTATTCGCTGGATGACCTGGTACCCGGCCGAAAGTCCGAGGGCGCGGTCACGCCGACGGGCTCCAACCCCAAGCCGAAATCGCGCGCCCCGGCAGCGCCGAAATACCGCAGCAAGGACGACCCAAAGCTGACCTGGAGCGGTCGTGGCCGTCCGCCTGCATGGATCAAGGACGCACGCGAAAAAGGCATCGACATCGAAACGATGCGGATCAAGGATTGA
- a CDS encoding L,D-transpeptidase family protein, with amino-acid sequence MRFDDMTLTPLGLIYRGRRYPCSIGRGGISTHKREGDGATPAGIHRVVMTLYRPDRIAPPAPWAEPILPGDLWSDAPEDAAYNTHVRAPYAQSHEALRRADPLYDLILVTDWNWPVATPGKGSCIFIHQWRRPGFPTEGCLALKRRDLYRLAREITPGTRFVVPNSI; translated from the coding sequence ATGCGATTTGACGACATGACATTGACCCCGCTTGGCCTGATCTATCGCGGGCGCCGCTATCCGTGCAGCATCGGGCGCGGCGGCATCAGCACCCACAAGCGCGAGGGCGACGGCGCGACACCTGCAGGTATCCACCGCGTGGTGATGACGCTTTATCGGCCCGACCGGATCGCGCCGCCGGCGCCCTGGGCCGAGCCGATCCTGCCGGGCGATCTTTGGTCGGACGCGCCCGAGGATGCCGCCTACAATACCCATGTGCGCGCACCCTACGCGCAGAGCCACGAGGCGCTGCGCCGCGCTGATCCGCTCTATGATCTGATCCTGGTAACAGATTGGAATTGGCCGGTGGCCACGCCGGGAAAGGGATCTTGCATATTCATTCATCAATGGCGCCGTCCGGGATTCCCAACCGAAGGCTGCCTTGCGTTGAAAAGGCGCGATCTTTATCGCCTTGCGCGGGAAATTACGCCGGGAACGCGATTTGTCGTTCCCAATTCCATCTGA
- a CDS encoding NAD(P)/FAD-dependent oxidoreductase — protein sequence MADITVRGAGVFGLAIAWCCSLRGARVQVIDPGGPGACASGGIVGALAPHVPENWNDKKAFQLDSLLMAEAFWRDVEEAGGKSPGYARTGRLQPLEQGAEALAEARGQGAETLWQGRAVWQVARAEAFAHPPRCDSGLVIHDTLSARVHPAQACAALAAAITARGGRIASDGADEGRVVWATGAADLAALNAAHPRQVGASIKGQAALFDFAMPDHPQLFAGGLHIVPHADGTTAVGSTTERVFDGLETDTQLDDLIATACVAFPALAEAPVIARWAGLRPRSRSRAPMLGPHPLHPGQFIANGGFKIGFGMAPKVGEVMADLMLNGQDDIPPGFRPEASL from the coding sequence ATGGCCGATATAACGGTGCGCGGGGCAGGGGTATTCGGGCTGGCTATAGCCTGGTGCTGCAGTTTGCGCGGCGCCCGCGTGCAGGTCATCGACCCGGGCGGTCCGGGCGCTTGCGCCTCGGGCGGTATCGTCGGTGCGCTTGCGCCGCATGTGCCCGAGAACTGGAATGACAAGAAGGCGTTTCAACTCGACAGCCTCTTGATGGCCGAAGCGTTCTGGCGCGACGTCGAAGAGGCCGGGGGCAAATCGCCGGGCTACGCGCGCACCGGGCGGCTGCAACCGCTGGAGCAGGGCGCCGAAGCGCTGGCAGAGGCGCGCGGGCAAGGGGCCGAAACGCTCTGGCAGGGACGCGCGGTCTGGCAGGTGGCGCGCGCCGAGGCGTTCGCGCATCCGCCACGGTGTGACAGCGGCCTCGTCATCCACGACACGCTGAGTGCGCGGGTGCATCCGGCGCAGGCCTGCGCCGCGCTGGCCGCCGCGATCACCGCCCGCGGTGGGCGCATCGCGTCCGACGGCGCGGATGAGGGGCGTGTGGTATGGGCGACCGGCGCCGCCGATCTGGCGGCCCTCAATGCCGCGCATCCCCGTCAAGTCGGTGCGTCGATCAAGGGGCAGGCGGCGCTCTTTGATTTCGCCATGCCGGACCATCCGCAGCTTTTTGCCGGCGGGCTGCATATCGTGCCCCATGCCGACGGCACCACCGCCGTAGGATCGACGACCGAGCGCGTGTTCGACGGGCTGGAGACCGACACGCAGCTCGATGACCTCATCGCCACCGCCTGCGTTGCGTTTCCGGCACTGGCGGAGGCGCCCGTGATCGCGCGCTGGGCCGGCCTGCGCCCCCGCAGCCGCAGCCGCGCACCGATGCTGGGCCCGCATCCGCTGCATCCCGGCCAATTCATTGCCAATGGCGGCTTCAAGATCGGCTTTGGCATGGCGCCCAAGGTGGGTGAGGTGATGGCGGATCTGATGCTGAACGGGCAGGATGATATCCCGCCCGGCTTTCGCCCCGAGGCGTCGCTATAG
- the mnmD gene encoding tRNA (5-methylaminomethyl-2-thiouridine)(34)-methyltransferase MnmD: protein MQDQRAELDWRQGDVPVSRRFDDPYFSLDDGLAETGHVFLQGNDLPARFRDGFAVAELGFGTGLNMLACAEQWAAHGAPGTLHLTSFEAYPMEAADMTRALAVFPQLRARAAPLIEAWQDGRYEIDLGDGVKLTVIIGDARETLPRWPGRADAWFLDGFSPARNPELWEPDLLNAVFAHTAPGGTAATYSAAGHVRRALKDAGFAVERAPGHGRKRHMTRARMPE, encoded by the coding sequence ATGCAGGACCAGCGCGCCGAGCTGGACTGGCGTCAGGGCGATGTGCCCGTATCGCGCCGCTTTGACGATCCGTATTTCAGCCTCGATGACGGTCTGGCCGAAACCGGCCATGTTTTCTTGCAGGGCAACGATCTGCCCGCGCGGTTTCGGGACGGGTTTGCCGTGGCCGAACTGGGCTTTGGCACGGGTCTTAACATGCTGGCCTGCGCCGAGCAGTGGGCTGCGCATGGCGCACCCGGCACGCTGCACCTGACATCGTTCGAGGCCTATCCAATGGAAGCCGCCGACATGACGCGCGCGCTTGCCGTCTTTCCGCAACTAAGGGCGCGGGCCGCGCCCCTTATCGAGGCATGGCAGGACGGCAGGTACGAAATCGATCTGGGCGATGGCGTGAAACTGACGGTTATCATAGGCGACGCGCGCGAGACGCTGCCGCGCTGGCCGGGCCGCGCCGATGCGTGGTTCCTCGACGGCTTCTCGCCCGCGCGCAACCCCGAACTGTGGGAGCCGGATCTGCTGAACGCTGTCTTCGCGCATACCGCGCCGGGCGGCACGGCGGCCACCTACAGCGCCGCCGGCCATGTGCGCCGGGCTCTAAAGGACGCAGGATTTGCCGTCGAGCGCGCGCCCGGCCATGGCCGCAAACGCCACATGACCCGCGCGAGGATGCCCGAATGA
- a CDS encoding DMT family transporter gives MIEQNARLGVWLMVATTFVFAVQDGLSRYLAGEYNVYMVIMVRFWFFAAFVIALSARRKGGLMRAARTRQPILQTFRAALLITQICVMVTAFTLLGLVESHAIFASYPLLIAALSGPVLGERVGWRRWTAIGIGFVGVLIILEPGFAVFDPLAVIPIISALLFALYGLLTRFAARKDTAATSFFWTGVVGMIGMTAVGMWFWQPMEGGDRWLMALLCVTGVLGHFTLIKCYEVAEASAVQPFAYLQLVFITVIGIFVFGETIRTNVAVGVAIVVGAGLFTLWRQRKAA, from the coding sequence ATGATCGAACAGAACGCGCGCCTCGGTGTCTGGCTGATGGTGGCGACCACATTCGTCTTTGCAGTGCAAGATGGTCTCTCGCGCTATCTGGCGGGCGAATACAATGTCTACATGGTCATCATGGTGCGGTTCTGGTTCTTTGCCGCCTTCGTCATCGCCCTGTCGGCGCGGCGCAAGGGCGGGCTGATGAGGGCCGCGCGCACGCGCCAGCCGATCTTGCAGACGTTTCGCGCCGCGCTCTTGATCACCCAGATCTGCGTGATGGTCACGGCCTTCACGCTGCTGGGACTGGTCGAAAGCCACGCCATATTTGCGTCTTACCCGCTGCTGATCGCCGCGCTGTCGGGCCCGGTCCTGGGCGAGAGGGTGGGCTGGCGCCGCTGGACGGCCATCGGCATCGGATTTGTCGGCGTACTGATCATTCTCGAGCCAGGCTTTGCCGTGTTCGATCCGCTGGCCGTCATTCCAATCATATCCGCGCTGTTATTCGCGCTTTACGGTCTGCTGACACGCTTTGCCGCGCGCAAGGATACGGCCGCGACCAGCTTCTTCTGGACGGGTGTGGTAGGCATGATAGGAATGACGGCGGTCGGCATGTGGTTCTGGCAACCGATGGAGGGCGGAGACCGCTGGCTGATGGCATTGCTCTGCGTCACAGGTGTGCTGGGTCATTTCACCCTGATCAAATGCTACGAGGTGGCCGAGGCCAGCGCGGTGCAGCCCTTCGCGTATCTCCAGCTGGTCTTCATCACTGTCATCGGCATTTTCGTCTTCGGCGAGACGATCCGCACGAATGTGGCCGTTGGCGTGGCCATCGTGGTGGGCGCCGGGCTCTTCACGCTCTGGCGCCAGCGCAAGGCGGCGTGA